In Nitrosophilus labii, the following proteins share a genomic window:
- a CDS encoding CheR family methyltransferase — MNKCLDDILKFFYKKTGIVFENKLYILENKIVKFYKHINYSDCRDFLMALKNSEKLFQDFVNFLTVSESFFFREKGHFDFVIEEIKKDIKQKYRFLSIPCSSGEEPYTILIYLFENDFRDFEIMGADINTKVIEEAKIGIYTQRRVLYVPKDLLEKYFEKVGKNYMFKDMYKKYITFKYLNLFDKKIFSLGKFDFIFSRNLFIYFDDQSREEALKIFHKLLLPGGYLLLGHADIIKQMPGFERVKIPGLQILKKI; from the coding sequence ATGAATAAATGCCTTGATGATATTTTGAAATTTTTTTACAAAAAAACCGGAATTGTTTTTGAAAACAAACTATACATTTTAGAAAATAAAATTGTTAAATTTTATAAACATATAAATTACAGCGATTGTAGAGATTTTTTAATGGCATTAAAAAATTCCGAGAAGCTTTTTCAAGATTTTGTAAATTTTTTGACCGTTTCTGAGAGTTTTTTTTTCAGAGAGAAAGGGCATTTTGATTTTGTTATTGAAGAGATTAAAAAAGATATAAAACAAAAATATAGATTTCTATCGATTCCTTGTTCTAGCGGTGAAGAACCATATACTATCTTAATATATTTGTTTGAAAACGATTTTAGAGATTTTGAGATTATGGGCGCCGATATAAATACAAAAGTTATAGAAGAGGCAAAAATAGGTATATATACGCAAAGAAGAGTGTTGTATGTTCCAAAAGATTTGTTAGAAAAATATTTTGAAAAAGTTGGTAAAAATTATATGTTTAAAGATATGTATAAAAAATATATCACTTTTAAATATTTAAATCTCTTTGATAAAAAAATATTCTCTCTTGGAAAATTTGATTTTATTTTTAGCAGAAATCTTTTTATCTATTTTGACGATCAAAGTAGAGAAGAAGCGCTTAAGATTTTTCACAAACTTTTACTGCCAGGTGGATATCTACTTTTAGGACACGCGGATATAATAAAACAAATGCCAGGATTTGAAAGAGTGAAGATACCTGGTTTGCAGATTTTAAAAAAAATCTGA
- the queC gene encoding 7-cyano-7-deazaguanine synthase QueC, whose protein sequence is MKKAVCIISGGMDSAVVAYIAKNKGYEIIGLHFNYGQRTEKKELECFEKISKALNAKIYVVELPFFSQIGASALIDKNIAVPTDGLKPGVPITYVPFRNGIFLSIAAAVAEKEAAEAIYIGVVEEDSSGYPDCREEFIKSMERSINLGIKEETKIKLKTPLVHLRKEDIVSKAIELGVPLEFTWSCYQAEDEACGVCDSCRLRLKGFKKAGIKDKIPYKISN, encoded by the coding sequence ATGAAAAAAGCGGTTTGTATTATTAGCGGAGGTATGGATAGTGCGGTGGTGGCATATATAGCAAAAAACAAAGGGTATGAAATAATAGGTTTGCATTTTAACTATGGACAAAGAACCGAAAAAAAAGAGCTAGAATGTTTTGAAAAAATCTCAAAAGCCTTGAATGCAAAGATTTATGTTGTAGAATTACCGTTTTTTTCTCAAATAGGCGCTTCTGCGTTAATAGACAAAAATATTGCAGTACCTACAGATGGTTTGAAACCGGGAGTTCCGATTACATACGTTCCTTTTAGAAACGGTATATTTTTGAGTATTGCTGCGGCTGTTGCAGAAAAAGAGGCGGCCGAAGCTATTTACATAGGTGTTGTAGAAGAGGATAGTAGCGGTTATCCAGACTGCAGGGAAGAGTTTATAAAATCTATGGAGAGATCAATAAATCTAGGAATTAAAGAGGAAACTAAGATTAAACTAAAAACTCCTCTTGTTCATTTACGTAAAGAGGATATTGTCTCTAAGGCTATAGAGTTAGGGGTTCCTCTTGAATTTACATGGAGCTGTTATCAAGCCGAAGATGAAGCATGTGGGGTTTGTGATAGTTGTCGTTTAAGGTTAAAGGGTTTTAAAAAGGCTGGCATAAAAGATAAGATACCTTATAAAATTAGCAATTAA
- a CDS encoding CheB methylesterase domain-containing protein, with translation MKIVAIGISTGGPSIIEKVAKRIEKAQKGSIVICLHMQPDILESFVSRISAIANLPIEITKDKLELQIGKIYICTAFKNTLYKNYNGKEIFQLSNYQTLFQPNIDIFFESLADRKNDVHNILGIILTGIGDDGVKGLMSLKKRGAVTLASNKESSVIYGMPKRAKEIGATSKVLSLDEIIKEIERFLNE, from the coding sequence ATGAAAATCGTAGCTATTGGAATCTCTACCGGCGGCCCCTCTATTATAGAAAAAGTTGCAAAAAGGATTGAAAAAGCGCAAAAAGGCTCAATTGTTATCTGTTTACATATGCAACCCGATATTTTAGAAAGTTTTGTCTCAAGAATCTCGGCTATAGCTAATTTGCCAATAGAAATTACAAAAGATAAGTTGGAGTTGCAAATAGGAAAAATATATATATGTACTGCTTTTAAAAACACTTTGTATAAAAATTATAATGGAAAAGAGATTTTTCAGCTTTCAAACTATCAAACCTTGTTTCAACCAAATATAGATATTTTTTTCGAATCATTAGCAGATAGAAAAAATGATGTACATAATATTTTGGGAATTATATTGACCGGGATAGGTGATGATGGTGTAAAAGGTCTAATGTCTTTAAAAAAAAGAGGTGCAGTTACGCTGGCCTCCAATAAAGAGAGTTCCGTAATTTACGGAATGCCTAAGAGGGCCAAAGAGATTGGTGCAACTTCTAAAGTCCTGTCACTAGATGAAATCATCAAAGAGATAGAAAGATTTTTAAATGAATAA